A genomic region of Papaver somniferum cultivar HN1 chromosome 7, ASM357369v1, whole genome shotgun sequence contains the following coding sequences:
- the LOC113300122 gene encoding uncharacterized protein LOC113300122 gives MSVSIGSSSISRLATSSFSSSNHLRRSSKLTLSSRLFDRQRHDQQRVTSLKGGEPIKFTHGRHRAKGYLQKQFIVLASSEDLALNSELRTHASDEENLQLNAEDNIPGSSSVLNVEGSEGKPGFISFSGRPRLSKEVEIIVEPPPIKRRSNLLSFIGPTVLVASFIVPSLYLRRILSSIFEDSLLTDFLILFFTEALFYCGVAVFLLLIHHSHRPLGLKSSLKSNNRTQLVHRISSVTALALSLIIPMVTMGLVWPWTGPAASATLAPFLVGIVVQFAFEQYARYLKSPSWPVIPFIFQVYRLHQLNRAAQLVTALSFTVRGAEATSHNLAINSSLATLLNVLQFLGIIYIWSLASFLMRFFPSSTAIPDL, from the exons ATGTCAGTATCAATTGGGTCTTCTTCTATATCTCGACTTGccacttcttctttctcttcttccaatCATCTCAGGAGAAGCTCAAAG CTTACTTTGTCGTCGCGGTTATTTGATAGACAACGACATGATCAGCAACGAGTGACTAGCCTCAAAG GAGGTGAGCCAATTAAGTTTACTCATGGAAGGCACAGGGCAAAGGGATACCTACAAAAGCAATTCATTGTGCTTGCTAGTTCTGAAGATCTTGCATTAAATAGTGAGCTCAGGACACATGCTTCAGATGAGGAAAATCTACAATTAAATGCCGAGGACAATATTCCTGGGAGCAGTTCGGTACTCAATGTTGAAGGATCTGAAGGAAAACCAGGTTTTATCTCATTTTCTGGTCGTCCCCGTCTTAGTAAGGAAGTCGAGATAATTGTGGAGCCTCCTCCCATCAAGCGCCGGTCGAACTTGCTTTCTTTTATCGGTCCCACTGTCCTTGTTGCTTCCTTCATTGTTCCATCATTGTACTTGAGGAGAATTCTTTCTAGTATATTCGAGGACTCCCTTTTGACAG ATTTCCTCATACTGTTTTTCACAGAAGCTCTCTTCTACTGTGGAGTTGCTGTATTTCTTCTGCTAATTCATCATTCACATAGACCTCTCGGACTAAAATCCTCTCTTAAAAGCAATAACCGGACTCAGTTAGTGCATCGCATTTCTTCTGTTACTGCATTGGCACTCAGCCTGATAATCCCAATGGTGACAATGGGCTTGGTCTGGCCATGGACTGGTCCTGCAGCTTCGGCCACTCTTGCCCCGTTTCTAGTTGGGATTGTTGTGCAGTTTGCTTTTGAGCAGTACGCCAGATATCTCAAATCACCCTCCTGGCCTGTCATTCCCTTTATCTTTCAG GTATATAGACTCCACCAACTTAATAGAGCAGCACAACTGGTGACAGCCCTTTCTTTCACTGTTAGAGGGGCTGAAGCAACCTCACATAACTTGGCCATAAACAGTTCTCTGGCAACGCTTCTAAATGTCCTTCAGTTCCTTGGAATTATCTACATAT